GTTTTTATACGTACGATTGAATTAGTTAAAAATATTTATGGTGGTAATAATAATTTACTTAATTTTATTAAGTTAAATAAAAAAAATGTTTCTAAGAAAACTATTAAAGTATATTTTCATAGAATAAATACTTTATTAGGATTTAACTTATCAAAAAATATAATTTTAAATATTATTACAAAATTATATTCTAAAATATTAGAATTTAATGATGATTTTTTTAAGGTAGAAATACCAAGTTGGCGTTATGATATTACAAATTTTGAAGATATAGTAGAAGATATTATTAGAATTTATGGTTATGATAAAATACCTATTAAAACAGATAATATATACACAGGATATCATATACAAAATAATAAAATGACTCATTTAAAGTACTTATATAATAACATTAATATTAATCAAATAAAATCTATACTTGTATATAAAGGATATTATGAAGTAATTAATTACAGTTTAGTAAACATAAAAACACAGTCAAAATTTTTTCCTAATATTAAAAATATTAAAATATGTAATCCAATATCACAAGATATGTCTGTCATGCGTAATTCATTATTTTATGGTCTAATTAAAAATATTATGTTTAATCAACATAGGCAACAAACTAGCTTACGTTTTTTTGAATATGGACTTTGTTTTGACTTACAAAATAATATTAATTTACAAAATATTTCTCAAAAATATTATTTAAGTGGTATTATTAATGGTAATTATTACAATGAACATTGGAAAATTAATAATCGTAAAATGGATTTTTATGATTTAAAAGGTGATATAGAATGTATTTTACAATGTGATAATATCAATAATATTATACATTATAAAAAAACCGATACAATTAGTATATTACATCCACAACAAAGTGCATTGATTTACCTGAATAATATTTGTATAGGATATATTGGTGTTATTCATCCTAAAATTAGTATAAATTTACAAATAAAAAATCAAACTATATTTTTTGAATTATTTTGCCATAAAATTAATATTATATATAAACATAATGTTCATTATATTTCTAAATTTCCTATGCATCAACGAGAAATATCTTTTTTAATTAAAAAAGATATTATTTATGATGATATTATTGGCATATTAAAAAAAATAAATATAAAAGAAGTTGTTAATATTAATATATTTGATGTATACGAAGGGAAAAATATTCCTATAAATTATAAAAATATTACTTTAAGTATTAAAATACAAAGTAAAATATGTACGTTACAAGAAGAGGAAATAAATTATATTCTACAAAAATATATACAATCTTTAAAAGATAAATATCAAATAATATTACGTGATCATTAATATAATTACTCTAAAAAGGATACTCTAAATATGTTTAGCGGCATTATACAATATTTAGGGATAGTTTATCATATAAAACAAACACAAAATATAACTACAATTTTTATTAAAGTTTCTAAACACTTTATTTTAAATCTACACATAGGGGATTCTGTATCTAATAATGGATGTTGTTTAACTGTAACTCATATATATCATAATGATATAATCAGTTTTGATATTGTTAAACATACATTAAAAATGACTACTTTTAAAACAATTCAATTAGGTGATTTAATAAATTTAGAGAAATCTTTAACAATAAATACATATATTGGTAGTCATATTGTTTTAGGACATATCACAGATACAGCATATATTGTATGTATTACAAAACATGATGCATATACATCTATATGGATACAACTTAACAACATCAAACACATGAAATATATTATTACAAAAGGATCTATTTGTATAGATGGAGTAGGTTTAACTATTGACCAAGTATCAAAAAATAAATTTAGTGTGAATATTATTCCACAAACTTTAGCAAAAACCACACTATATTTAAAACAAATTAATAATAGTGTAAATATTGAAATAGATATTTTTATTAAAACAATAGTACACATAACAGAAAAATTTTTAAAAAAAATATATTTATAAATTTTTTAAAAATATATAGGATATATGAAACATGTTAAATAATAACCAAATTGACATTTTACATCAATTAAAATCTCGTGAAATATTATATCAGATTACTGATATGAGTAACTTACATAAATTATTGTCTAATAATAAAATTAATTTATATTGTGGTTTTGATTTAACAGCAGATAGTTTACATATAGGACACTTAATTACTATTATTACTTTAAAATATTTTCAAAAATTAGGTCATAATATTATTATATTACTAGGTGGTGCAACTAGTTTA
This region of Enterobacteriaceae endosymbiont of Macroplea appendiculata genomic DNA includes:
- the pheT gene encoding phenylalanine--tRNA ligase subunit beta, whose translation is MIKFQISWLQEWIMFNSMEYVIKQLTMLGFEVEHIEYTNIITNNNILNKIYIGQINNFTLCEQKTNLYKLNINIRQNSHITILSNDFINYKKNMYVIIATKQSILYKTLSTLPQYSFLQYSDGLLCAKKHLWKYNSTYPKKKYDIILPKKEYIFKKEYLHQFIKLHSSTIYVTIPYNRYDCNNIMGLARELSSCSQNIFLRKKKHFINKKNNLNIHTLSPISVMKPYNSKITKYLHQYNYCIINHVNLYKHIPTWMEERLRIAEIPISINYPLINISNYLLLELGYPVSFYDADHIIGEINITSNLEEQTIMSSNNNQEINIPKNLITMNDKKKILSVAGLCQNINILPKQNTKNIFIENIFLTQTYMKTLVKNDMLHEHIITPYIKGLDPNIQKKVFIRTIELVKNIYGGNNNLLNFIKLNKKNVSKKTIKVYFHRINTLLGFNLSKNIILNIITKLYSKILEFNDDFFKVEIPSWRYDITNFEDIVEDIIRIYGYDKIPIKTDNIYTGYHIQNNKMTHLKYLYNNININQIKSILVYKGYYEVINYSLVNIKTQSKFFPNIKNIKICNPISQDMSVMRNSLFYGLIKNIMFNQHRQQTSLRFFEYGLCFDLQNNINLQNISQKYYLSGIINGNYYNEHWKINNRKMDFYDLKGDIECILQCDNINNIIHYKKTDTISILHPQQSALIYLNNICIGYIGVIHPKISINLQIKNQTIFFELFCHKINIIYKHNVHYISKFPMHQREISFLIKKDIIYDDIIGILKKINIKEVVNINIFDVYEGKNIPINYKNITLSIKIQSKICTLQEEEINYILQKYIQSLKDKYQIILRDH
- a CDS encoding riboflavin synthase subunit alpha, which encodes MFSGIIQYLGIVYHIKQTQNITTIFIKVSKHFILNLHIGDSVSNNGCCLTVTHIYHNDIISFDIVKHTLKMTTFKTIQLGDLINLEKSLTINTYIGSHIVLGHITDTAYIVCITKHDAYTSIWIQLNNIKHMKYIITKGSICIDGVGLTIDQVSKNKFSVNIIPQTLAKTTLYLKQINNSVNIEIDIFIKTIVHITEKFLKKIYL